In the genome of Candidatus Kinetoplastibacterium desouzaii TCC079E, the window GACTAGAAGAAGCATCCCATACAGTCAATCCTCCACTAGAATCACCTAATGAAGAAGGCAATAAAAATGGGAATAAAGAAACTCCAACACTAATAATTATTCCTGATATAGATAATGAAGAACCCAAAAAAGATACTCTATAATTTCTTTTTACAAAACCTAAAAAAGCTAAAAAGGCACCACTTATTCCAAAAATAGGAGCAAGGCAAGTAACAGGTACTTTCTCATAATTTAACAACCAAGCACCTTTTGTCACTTCTACCATTTTTAAGAATGGATTAGAAAAAATATTATGATCTAAATTATTAACAATAACATGGCCATCAAGATTTTTTAACCAAAAACCTCCGATGACAAAAAGAGAAAATGTCAATATAGAACATGCAATACCATAACTTCTAGAACGTTCCTGAATTGATCCTTCAGTTTTTATAGTCAAAAATGATGCCCCATGCATAGTTAGCATAAAAACACTTAGCAGTCCTGCTAACAAAGCAAAAGGTCTAAATAACTGAAAGAAATTACCTTCATAAATAATACGTAAGGAAATACTATCAAAACCTAGTGGAACTCCTAAAATAACGTTGCCCATAGCAACACCAAAAACCAAAGCAGCTACAAATCCAGAAAAACATAAAATAGCATCCCATGAACTACGCCATATAGATGTTTTAATTTTACTTCTATATTTAAAACCTACAGGTCTTAGTATAAGAGCAACCAAGACTAATAACATAGCAAGATAAAAGCCAGAAAAGGAAGCTGCATACAATAAAGGCCACGCTGCAAAAATTGCACCTCCAGCAGTTATAAGCCAAACTTGATTTCCTTCCCATACTGGACCCACTACATTAATAACTACTCTGCGTTCATTATCAGTTTTAGCAACTAATGGCAATAAAGCAGCAATTCCAAGATCAAAACCATCAGTTAATGCAAAAAAAACAAGCAAAGCTCCTAATAATAACCACCATATAAACCTTAAGGTTGCATAATCAAACAAAATGAAAGATTCCATAATCTCGCTCTATAATTATTTATAATAACCTACTAATTAATCTTCCCTGAAGCAACCCTAGAAAATTCAACATCATCATGTGAATCTGGGCCTTGTTTAACAGCTTTCAACATAATTTTAAAACCTATTATAAATAACAATGTATACAATAACAGGAAAACTGCCAAGCTAATAGAAAGATCTATAATAGTTAAACCAGACGCAGCATAATAAGTAGGGAGCACGCCATCAATAACCCAAGGTTGTCTTCCATATTCAGCGACAAACCAACCACATTCAATAGCAATCCAAGGTAAAGACAATGAATAAAAAGCTAACTTTTTCAAGAAATTAGATGTATAAAATCTA includes:
- the cydB gene encoding cytochrome d ubiquinol oxidase subunit II yields the protein MESFILFDYATLRFIWWLLLGALLVFFALTDGFDLGIAALLPLVAKTDNERRVVINVVGPVWEGNQVWLITAGGAIFAAWPLLYAASFSGFYLAMLLVLVALILRPVGFKYRSKIKTSIWRSSWDAILCFSGFVAALVFGVAMGNVILGVPLGFDSISLRIIYEGNFFQLFRPFALLAGLLSVFMLTMHGASFLTIKTEGSIQERSRSYGIACSILTFSLFVIGGFWLKNLDGHVIVNNLDHNIFSNPFLKMVEVTKGAWLLNYEKVPVTCLAPIFGISGAFLAFLGFVKRNYRVSFLGSSLSISGIIISVGVSLFPFLLPSSLGDSSGGLTVWDASSSHLTLWIMSIVVVIFLPIVLAYTSWVYRVLRGIVTEESVKENPNSY